Proteins from a single region of Streptomyces sp. Tu 3180:
- a CDS encoding enoyl-CoA hydratase-related protein, producing the protein MTVHLEVADGVGTLRLDRPPMNALDVATQDRLKELAEEATRRDDVRAVVVYGGEKVFAAGADIKEMQAMDHAAMILRARALQDSFTAVARIPKPVVAAVTGYALGGGCELALCADYRIAGENAKLGQPEILLGLIPGAGGTQRLSRLIGPSRAKDLIFTGRQVRADEALALGLVDRVVPAGEVYEQAHAWAAKLAQGPAIALRAAKEAVDTGLETDIDTGLAVERNWFAGLFATEDRERGMRSFVEEGPGKAKFL; encoded by the coding sequence ATGACCGTACACCTCGAAGTCGCGGACGGCGTCGGCACGCTGCGCCTGGACCGCCCGCCCATGAACGCGCTGGACGTCGCCACGCAGGACCGTCTGAAGGAACTCGCCGAGGAGGCCACGCGCCGCGACGACGTGCGCGCCGTGGTCGTCTACGGCGGCGAGAAGGTGTTCGCGGCGGGCGCGGACATCAAGGAGATGCAGGCCATGGACCACGCCGCGATGATCCTGCGCGCCCGTGCCCTCCAGGACTCCTTCACCGCCGTGGCCCGCATCCCCAAGCCGGTGGTGGCCGCGGTGACGGGCTACGCGCTCGGCGGCGGCTGCGAGCTCGCGCTCTGCGCCGACTACCGCATCGCCGGGGAGAACGCCAAGCTGGGCCAGCCCGAGATCCTGCTCGGCCTCATCCCGGGCGCGGGCGGCACCCAGCGCCTGTCCCGGCTGATCGGCCCGTCCCGGGCGAAGGACCTCATCTTCACGGGCCGTCAGGTCAGGGCCGACGAGGCGCTGGCGCTCGGCCTGGTGGACCGGGTGGTCCCCGCCGGGGAGGTCTACGAGCAGGCGCACGCGTGGGCCGCGAAGCTGGCCCAGGGCCCGGCGATCGCCCTGCGCGCCGCCAAGGAGGCCGTCGACACCGGTCTCGAGACGGACATCGACACCGGTCTCGCCGTCGAGCGCAACTGGTTCGCGGGCCTGTTCGCCACCGAGGACCGCGAGCGGGGGATGCGCAGCTTCGTGGAGGAGGGCCCCGGCAAGGCGAAGTTCCTCTGA